The following are from one region of the Salminus brasiliensis chromosome 14, fSalBra1.hap2, whole genome shotgun sequence genome:
- the LOC140576629 gene encoding uncharacterized protein encodes MEYHSTGTLPLLGSPRYCPGANSASGYLCQTGHCCGETGCCTYYYELWWFWLLWSVLILFSCCCAYRHRQAKQRVQQQQRQREINLMAYHGACSYPSSMLDLSFLASLKLPSYEEVAAQPSTPPPPYSSVAYPRGSAHPGPSHMLSSQSSDNYTSCSCDSCCPSSPCSSSPSSAQLTDETDTSHTSTPSHSEAVPISSVSEFAHSTAAAETRGETVSTPPHNEPGANSSLCRAEVMEAELSDSASLDCNGNRTVKTVTSQTINNNKISNAEETPNTTHPGNATDISSASQVCTIAENCIAAQINNANDISNMGHTSNPSPTSNTTDSSLFQPPSNTTQNVASASQPPVTIPPSSPPSCSPITPPSPSSPSLPPLLFPLTDPLGALSEQQNSPTKWEGPTQDRPPAPPPQSPPPQSPPRPVLFSPDFLEPERRDSAVCDLEVDQTHFQQRRLTGDSGIEVCRCRINQEGEEDEEDEERDHLEVGATAVPSDSLHDSADCSVRAQLTPSTGEGLGEWPGMCSSAPSAPAKAEAVVIAMETI; translated from the exons ATGGAGTACCACAGCACGGGGACCCTGCCGCTCCTGGGCAGTCCCCGCTACTGCCCCGGTGCCAACAGTGCCAGCGGCTACCTCTGCCAGACCGGCCACTGCTGCGGAGAGACCGGCTGCTGCACGTACTACTACGAGCTGTGGT GGTTTTGGCTGTTATGGAGCGTGCTGATCCTGTTCAGCTGCTGCTGTGCTTATCGGCACAGACAGGCTAAGCAGagagtgcagcagcagcagagacagagagagatcaaCTTGATGGCCTACCACGGAGCCTGCAGCTACCCATCCTCCATGCTGGACCTAA GTTTCCTTGCCTCACTCAAACTGCCATCCTATGAAGAAGTAGCAGCCCAGCCcagcaccccacccccaccctacAGCTCGGTAGCTTACCCACGAGGCTCAGCCCACCCTGGCCCGAGTCACATGTTGTCCTCCCAGAGTTCTGACAACTACACCAGCTGCTCATGTGACTCCTGCTGTCCATCATCCCCCTgtagctcctccccctcctccgcCCAGCTCACAGACGAAACTGACACTAGCCACACCTCAACGCCTTCCCACAGCGAAGCAGTGCCCATCAGCTCGGTTTCCGAATTCGCCCACTCGACTGCAGCCGCGGAGACACGCGGTGAGACTGTTTCTACTCCGCCCCACAACGAACCGGGAGCCAACTCCTCGCTGTGCAGGGCGGAAGTAATGGAGGCGGAACTGTCGGACTCAGCCTCCCTTGACTGCAATGGCAACAGGACCGTTAAAACAGTTACCAGTCAAACCATTAACAACAACAAGATCAGCAATGCAGAGGAAACTCCTAACACAACTCACCCTGGTAACGCCACTGACATCAGTAGTGCTAGTCAGGTCTGCACCATCGCGGAAAACTGTATTGCAGCTCAGATTAACAATGCCAATGATATTAGCAACATGGGTCACACTTCTAACCCCAGTCCTACCAGTAACACCACAGACTCGAGCCTTTTTCAACCACCCAGCAATACGACCCAAAATGTTGCTTCAGCTTCTCAGCCTCCTGTCACCATCCCTCCGTCCTCTCCACCATCCTGTTCTCCCATCACACCTCCTTCCCCTTcttccccttctctccctcctctGTTATTCCCTCTCACCGACCCTCTGGGGGCACTCTCAGAGCAGCAGAATTCACCAACAAAGTGGGAGGGGCCAACACAGGACCGCCCTCctgctcctccccctcagtctcctccccctcagtctcCTCCCAGACCGGTGCTCTTTTCCCCAGACTTTCTGGAGCCGGAGCGGCGGGATTCGGCCGTCTGCGACCTGGAAGTGGACCAAACGCACTTCCAGCAGCGCCGCCTGACTGGCGACTCCGGAATCGAGGTGTGCCGCTGCCGCATCAACCAAGAGGGAGAAGAGGACGAGGAAGATGAAGAGAGGGATCACTTGGAGGTGGGGGCGACCGCCGTGCCGAGCGACAGTCTCCACGACAGCGCCGACTGCTCTGTCCGAGCCCAGCTGACTCCTTCCACAGGGGAGGGGCTGGGGGAGTGGCCAGGCATGTGCAGCTCTGCCCCCTCTGCACCAGCAAAGGCTGAAGCGGTTGTCATAGCCATGGAAACCATTTGA
- the cyp17a2 gene encoding cytochrome P450 17A2 yields MDIQSMVSSVPLLLSCSATILVLILVNCLLGWRWWTRSSQTLPGLPRLPILGSLLHLRSSLPLHLLLTQLAGRYGPLFSVYMGPHYTLVVSEVALAREVLLHRGRDFAGRPQMVTTALLTRGGKDIAFADYSPLWKNHRRLVHSSFTLFGEGSSKLQTIVFDAAESLCADLQACRGQHVDLCPVLMRAVTNVVCRLVFNSSYRPRDPELQQVMDYNNGIVQTIARGGLVDIFPGLQIFPNKDLDKLRECVSIRDKLLSKKLEEHKLTCTPGEPRDLLDALLIGKNGSAGEGDITDDHVLMTAAEAFGAGVETTSTTLLWTIAFLLHHPQVQERLHAELDEYVGRDRPPALSDRSNLPFLESVLCEVMRIRPVSPILIPHVAMQDTSLGGHDVPKGTRVLVNMWAIHHDPKHWEEPDCFRPDRFLDAQGKKITPPSFLPFGAGPRVCVGESLARMELFLFVSCLLQRFHFSRPPGTALPDLQGRYGVVLQPLRYSVTVTPRH; encoded by the exons atggACATCCAGTCAATGGTTTCCTCTGTGCCTCTGCTGCTCAGCTGCTCTGCTACTATTCTAGTCCTGATTTTGGTTAACTGCCTGCTGGGATGGAGATGGTGGACCAGAAGCAGCCAGACGCTGCCCGGCCTGCCTAGATTACCCATCCTGGGCAGTCTGCTGCACCTGcgctcctccctccctctgcatCTGCTCCTCACGCAGCTGGCAGGCAGGTACGGGCCGCTCTTCAGTGTGTACATGGGGCCGCACTACACGCTGGTGGTCAGCGAGGTGGCGTTGGCCAGGGAGGTGCTGCTGCATCGGGGAAGGGACTTCGCTGGACGGCCCCAAATG GTCACTACAGCTCTGTTGACGCGAGGAGGGAAAGACATTGCCTTTGCAGATTACAGCCCACTGTGGAAGAATCACCGCAGACTAGTTCACTCCTCATTCACTCTGTTCGGAGAAGGCTCCAGCAAGCTGCAGACTATTG TGTTCGATGCTGCGGAAAGCTTGTGCGCTGACCTCCAGGCCTGTAGGGGGCAGCATGTGGATTTATGTCCTGTCCTGATGCGGGCCGTCACCAATGTGGTGTGCAGGCTCGTTTTCAACTCATCCTACCGCCCTCGTGACCCCGAGCTCCAACAGGTCATGGACTACAACAATGGCATTGTCCAGACCATCGCCCGAGGAGGCCTGGTGGACATCTTTCCTGGGCTACAG ATTTTCCCCAACAAGGActtggacaagctgagggaatGCGTCTCTATCCGAGACAAACTACTGAGCAAGAAACTAGAAGAGCACAag TTGACTTGTACCCCTGGAGAACCACGTGACCTCCTGGATGCCCTCTTGATTGGCAAGAATGGGTCAGCTGGTGAGGGCGACATCACGGATGATCATGTTTTGATGACAGCAGCCGAAGCTTTTGGAGCCGGCGTAGAGACTACGTCCACCACTTTGTTGTGGACCATAGCATTCCTACTGCACCATCCGCAG GTACAAGAACGTCTCCATGCTGAGCTGGATGAGTACGTGGGAAGGGACCGCCCACCTGCTTTGAGCGACAGGTCCAACCTGCCATTCCTAGAGAGCGTTCTGTGTGAGGTCATGAGGATCCGCCCCGTCAGTCCTATCCTTATCCCCCATGTCGCTATGCAGGACACCAG TTTGGGAGGACATGATGTCCCAAAGGGAACAAGAGTCCTGGTGAACATGTGGGCCATCCACCACGACCCAAAACACTGGGAGGAACCTGACTGTTTCAGACCAG ACAGGTTCCTCGATGCCCAAGGTAAAAAGATAACCCCGCCCAGTTTCCTGCCTTTCGGGGCGGGTCCCAGAGTGTGTGTCGGCGAATCCCTGGCACGCATGGAGCTCTTCCTCTTTGTCAGCTGCCTTCTGCAGAGGTTCCACTTTAGTCGGCCACCGGGGACGGCCCTGCCTGACCTGCAGGGCCGTTACGGGGTGGTGCTACAGCCGCTACGCTACAGCGTCACGGTCACACCACGACACTGA
- the egr4 gene encoding early growth response protein 4: MLNTVDFSALDFICERQATTEAETGLLKPKLELPDSPFLPGCAECSSDLLPPSPPSPPSVFHPETDALLNLITEIVGLSASSPPPSTSSRCCCSGGGALLRQGSVGSVASSLGSPASPFCSDSSDELADAAGSACQPFTAHVKKESFDDFFDDFFEDARACERLADLDDIIELLSPLEPACAPETWIKQEPLYADECARTVPSPPDFSAQLQAPPTTTIHGHALYMSACFPHDPLALDSLLLSSALPTGNRPHAPKAPGRKAAAGARREKPFPCPVENCERRFSRSDELNRHVRVHTGHRPFQCRVCARRFGRSDHLTTHMRTHTGEKPFSCDVCGRRFARSDERKRHARVHLKQRERAQQKAELAAACAFALPGLV; encoded by the exons ATGCTGAACACAGTGGACTTCAGCGCGCTGGACTTCATCTGCGAGCGCCAAGCGACCACCGAGGCCGAGACCG gtctcCTGAAACCTAAGCTCGAGCTGCCGGACTCTCCGTTCCTCCCTGGATGTGCCGAATGCTCGTCTGATCTCCTCcccccctctcctccttccCCTCCCTCCGTTTTCCACCCGGAGACCGACGCCCTCCTCAACCTCATCACCGAGATCGTGGGTCTGTCCGCAAGCTCCCCTCCGCCTTCTACAAGCTCGCGCTGCTGCTGCAGCGGCGGGGGCGCGCTCCTACGGCAAGGCTCGGTGGGTTCGGTGGCCAGCTCGCTGGGGTCTCCCGCCTCGCCATTCTGCAGCGACTCCTCGGACGAGCTCGCAGACGCAGCGGGGAGCGCGTGCCAGCCCTTCACCGCGCACGTCAAGAAGGAGAGCTTCGATGACTTCTTCGACGACTTCTTCGAGGATGCGCGCGCGTGCGAGCGCCTCGCCGACCTGGACGACATCATCGAACTGCTTTCGCCGCTGGAGCCAGCGTGCGCGCCGGAGACCTGGATAAAGCAGGAGCCCCTTTACGCGGACGAGTGCGCGCGGACCGTCCCGAGCCCACCGGACTTTAGCGCCCAACTCCAAGCCCCGCCCACTACCACTATCCACGGACACGCCCTCTACATGTCGGCATGCTTCCCACATGACCCCCTCGCGCTGgactctctgctcctctcgagTGCCCTGCCAACTGGAAACCGGCCGCACGCGCCCAAAGCCCCCGGACGCAAAGCTGCCGCGGGCGCGCGCCGCGAGAAGCCCTTCCCGTGTCCCGTGGAGAACTGCGAGCGCCGCTTCTCGCGCTCCGACGAGCTGAACCGCCACGTGCGCGTGCACACGGGCCACCGGCCCTTCCAGTGCCGCGTGTGCGCGCGCCGCTTCGGCCGCAGCGACCACCTGACCACGCACATGCGCACGCACACCGGAGAGAAGCCCTTCTCGTGCGACGTATGCGGCCGCCGCTTCGCGCGCAGCGACGAGAGGAAGAGGCACGCACGCGTGCACCTCAAGCAGCGCGAGAGGGCGCAGCAGAAGGCCGAGCTCGCGGCTGCCTGCGCCTTCGCGCTACCGGGGCTGGTGTGA
- the LOC140577497 gene encoding F-box only protein 41, translated as MQHAMATTTGPSMHCPDCGEACELGDPQTGHTCKKICLTPRRKSEGAVVAISAQQQCSPLANSQISQPLRLELLDALSLASSAAAPLSQLLIRRHAPSLSPVMAVAVSTEPRSEQVVAQLNVPWGTWGRLAVEARLQQLALEVQQRVSTRLVALQEEVKRRSVEVRRARRESERMEREKREAEQRASELARQVDVSVEMLASLRQELMEREEELNLKHQEVCELDRFVRETAFREASAKIRLQSFIEDLLERAERAEKQLQNLHTLSHPHSDIASPHGLLAARGAPYQRSYSVSGMSRCCYQQYDRRGSPLSRYSGSRLRTLSVGSGGCEVDWEGGSAPLEAQYYNVLCAGLQGSPQRAPPSPCWTPHTQPGTEGDSDSWSIYTAESQEDLHPRRRYRTYSKTEHAAFHCPTCRHSNKSTESMMCSERMKMRAWLFCVFTYLDTRSLLTAAQVCRDWWSVARHPAVWTRVTLENARISSKFLVTLSQWCSQTQSLTLQNLKPRSRNRKESKEEYQKSTRGCLEVGLEAVLKSAGRSLMSLTISHCPNILTDRSLWLVSCHCRALRTLIYRSSSDPVGQEVIWALGAGCRDITSLHTAPLQPCQQPSRFSNRCLQTIGRCWPNLRQVGVGGAGCGIQGLASLVRNCAGVCVLELDHMSEISQEGAAELCREGLQQLHTLIFISTPVTAKAILHFNSVCVKLKNITVQMNIADYFEDAESEEAKRLFDEIVSNLQALRKRPGLSDILQIKVDRA; from the exons ATGCAGCACGCAATGGCAACCACCACCGGGCCGTCAATGCATTGTCCTGACTGTGGAGAGGCCTGTGAACTTGGGGACCCTCAGACAGGCCACACCTGCAAGAAGATCTGTCTGACTCCTAGACGGAAGTCGGAGGGGGCTGTGGTGGCTATCTCTGCCCAGCAGCAGTGCTCTCCTCTGGCCAACAGTCAGATTAGCCAACCATTACGTCTGGAGCTTCTGGACGCCTTGAGCCTGGCCTCGTCTGCCGCGGCTCCTCTGAGTCAGCTCCTCATCCGCAGACATGCTCCCTCGTTGTCTCCGGTGATGGCCGTGGCGGTGTCCACCGAGCCGCGCTCTGAGCAGGTGGTGGCGCAGCTGAACGTGCCGTGGGGCACATGGGGCAGGCTGGCGGTGGAGGCCCGGCTGCAGCAGCTGGCACTGGAGGTCCAGCAGAGGGTGTCCACCAGGCTGGTGGCTCTGCAAGAGGAGGTGAAGAGGAGGAGTGTGGAAGTGCGGAGGGCaaggagggagagcgagaggatggagagagagaagcgtGAGGCAGAGCAGAGGGCGTCTGAGCTGGCCCGGCAGGTGGACGTTTCTGTGGAGATGCTGGCCAGCTTGAGGCAGGAGCTGATGGAAAGGGAGGAGGAACTTAACCTCAAGCatca agAGGTTTGTGAGTTGGACAGGTTTGTGCGAGAGACTGCCTTTAGGGAAGCAAGTGCCAAGATTCGCCTGCAGAGCTTCATTGAGGATTTActggagagagcagagagggcagagaaacagctgcagaACCTGCACACGCTCTCTCACCCACACTCGGACATCGCATCTCCCCACGGACTGCTCGCTGCCCGAGGAGCGCCGTATCAG AGGAGCTATAGTGTATCAGGGATGTCCAGGTGCTGTTACCAGCAGTATGATCGCAGGGGCAGTCCACTTAGCAG GTACAGCGGCAGCAGACTACGGACCCTGTCCGTAGGCTCTGGGGGGTGCGAGGTAGACTGGGAGGGGGGCTCGGCCCCTCTTGAAGCACAGTATTACAATGTGCTGTGTGCGGGTCTCCAGGGGTCTCCACAGAGGGCCCCTCCGTCTCCCTGCTGGACTCCCCACACTCAGCCCGGCACTGAGGGCGATTCAGACAGCTGGTCCATCTACACTGCTGAATCACAGGAGGACCTACACCCACGCAGACGCTACAGAACCTATAGCAAGAcag AACATGCTGCTTTTCACTGCCCAACCTGTCGCCATAGCAACAAATCTACTGAATCCATGATGTGTTCAGAGCGGATGAAGATGAGGGCATGGCTTTTTTGTGTCTTCACATACCTGGATACACGCTCGCTGCTCACTGctgcacag gtGTGTAGGGATTGGTGGAGTGTTGCTCGTCACCCTGCAGTGTGGACCAGAGTAACATTAGAAAATGCTCGCATCTCATCCAAG tttttAGTGACCCTGTCTCAGTGGTGTAGTCAGACCCAGTCGCTCACTCTGCAAAACCTCAAACCCCGCTCACGCAACCGGAAAGAGAGTAAAGAAGAGTATCAGAAGAGCACAAG GGGCTGCCTGGAGGTGGGGCTGGAGGCGGTGCTTAAGTCAGCAGGGCGGAGCCTCATGTCTTTGACAATCTCTCATTGCCCCAACATTCTGACTGATAGATCCCTGTGGCTCGTCAGCTGCCACTGCAGAGCACTGCGCACACTTATATACAG GAGCTCGTCAGACCCTGTTGGTCAGGAGGTGATCTGGGCTTTAGGAGCAGGATGTAGAGACATCACCAGCCTACACACAGCACCTCTACAGCCATG TCAGCAGCCCAGTCGCTTCAGTAACCGCTGCTTACAGACAATCGGCCGGTGTTGGCCTAACTTGCGGCAGGTGGGCGTCGGCGGGGCTGGGTGTGGCATTCAGGGACTGGCCTCTTTGG TGAGGaactgtgcaggtgtgtgtgtgttggagttaGATCACATGAGTGAGATCAGCCAGGAGGGGGCAGCAGAGCTGTGCAGAGAGGGACTGCAGCAGCTACACACGCTGATCTTCATCTCCACGCCTGTCACTGCGAAAGCTATTCTGCACTTTAACA gtgtgtgtgtaaagctgaAGAATATCACAGTACAGATGAATATTGCAGATTACTTCGAAGATGCTGAGAGTGAAGAAGCAAAGAGGCTGTTTGATGAGATTGTCAGTAACCTACAG GCTCTGAGGAAGAGACCTGGTCTTTCCGACATCCTTCAGATCAAGGTGGACAGAGCGTGA